One genomic region from Evansella sp. LMS18 encodes:
- a CDS encoding sugar diacid recognition domain-containing protein, translated as MLSDSLSKKIILEVKKLIDEEIIVVNLDGIIIASTDEKRTGSFHEGALICIQEKQKIFINKEDEKRLRGVKVGLNLPVFFLNKVVGVIGITGEPAQTEPYGELLKKMTELLIQESYYSEQTQLRSRMTEAFVFDWLQPKNKRPELSERAKVLDISLADPRQVILIQVLNKTGLMYTGIWQLTTVWKNSFPKDILIPWGEDRILLIHSVDEQHNASILNQKISQLKAFVKSSWETKIAAGIGRRADSDALADSFEQAEKALQTAIREKKEVVYEENLRLELCLNEVSPRTQKEFTRRTLAHVQNNEELLETFRVFFQKNMSVKLTASSLHIHVNTLHYRIKKLEELTGLNLKHFPDAVNLYMALYFLDNHTKNNG; from the coding sequence GTGCTATCTGATTCGCTGTCGAAAAAAATAATTTTGGAAGTTAAGAAGCTCATAGATGAAGAGATTATTGTGGTTAACCTGGATGGAATCATCATTGCCAGTACGGATGAAAAGCGAACTGGCAGCTTCCACGAAGGAGCGCTCATCTGTATTCAGGAAAAACAGAAGATTTTTATCAACAAAGAAGATGAAAAACGATTAAGAGGAGTAAAGGTTGGCTTAAACTTACCGGTCTTCTTTTTAAATAAAGTGGTTGGCGTTATTGGGATCACAGGGGAGCCTGCACAGACCGAGCCGTATGGTGAGTTACTGAAAAAAATGACGGAGCTGTTAATCCAGGAAAGTTACTATTCCGAACAGACACAGCTCCGTTCGCGGATGACAGAGGCTTTTGTTTTTGACTGGCTGCAGCCGAAAAACAAACGGCCGGAGCTTTCAGAACGGGCCAAAGTACTGGATATTTCTTTGGCAGACCCAAGGCAAGTGATCTTAATACAAGTGCTCAATAAGACCGGGCTCATGTATACGGGCATATGGCAGCTCACCACTGTATGGAAAAATTCCTTTCCGAAAGACATTTTAATTCCATGGGGCGAAGACCGAATCCTCCTGATACATAGTGTGGATGAGCAGCATAATGCCAGTATTTTAAACCAAAAAATAAGCCAGCTGAAAGCATTTGTAAAGAGCTCCTGGGAAACAAAAATAGCGGCCGGGATTGGGCGGCGAGCAGACAGCGATGCTCTGGCAGACAGTTTTGAGCAGGCAGAGAAAGCTCTGCAAACGGCTATTCGTGAAAAAAAAGAAGTTGTATATGAAGAAAATCTGCGGCTGGAGCTCTGTTTAAATGAAGTTAGCCCCCGAACCCAGAAAGAGTTTACTCGCCGTACTTTAGCTCATGTCCAAAATAACGAGGAGCTGCTGGAGACATTCCGGGTGTTTTTTCAGAAAAACATGTCAGTGAAATTAACGGCATCAAGCCTTCATATTCATGTGAACACGCTGCATTACCGGATAAAAAAGCTGGAGGAACTAACCGGCCTGAACTTAAAGCATTTTCCTGATGCAGTAAATCTTTATATGGCTCTTTACTTTTTGGATAATCATACAAAAAACAACGGATAA
- a CDS encoding S8 family serine peptidase, with translation MNRLLSLFLILVLVMPVFSFSVPGSQAQASTLSKVLDPNLQEVLPALTGTAEVIVTFKGDAAPSDDQLGILDTLGIDTGVVMNNLPIAGVLATKGQIEKLSESDEVLSIYLNEELQYFNGDSNSLTGVEKVRTDDEMRKANGGMPVSGKGIGVVVNDSGVDGTHNDHKFGENLVQNVLGSTNLNAVSSLLPITYKENVINTDTNSGHGTHVAGTVGGTGAQSGGKYEGVAPGADLIGYGSGGVLLVLDGIGGFDYAITNQSKYDIRLITNSWGSEGDFDPHHPINIASKKAYDRGITVLFAAGNSGPGENTHNPYAKAPWVISVGAGVKDGSLADFSSRGTKDKGGTFDFEGKEWTWEDRPTVTAPGVDIISTRVIAPLSALSAEKDIEMIEPAYLPYYATMSGTSMATPHVAGIVALMLEANPLLSPDEVKSILEKTATNMPGHEPWEVGAGYVNAYAAVEAAFNGTEYGQTLTMDKDFNADASATTETQDFSVDFNPLTFISENAYEFQVEDDTAHLTARIDAKGLLEETGNPVNLVLISPDGEEYSSGVSLLFPLEFTRTASVSSPLPGTWKAEIRGLRGSELNPLGLALPDEVTGTLSFSSVSDFTGLDDIEGHPAEGAIKLGVANRLFDGLENGEFSPDADLSRKDLAEYLVMGAGIRQAKGHQFTDLGNIETAYIEAATAQGSALKDTVQRQQPVITPLDNGEFAPSGSVTREQLAYSLVQSLGLEEKALEHSGDITVQYNDKRITLDDSDQVSDKYKGYVQVALDLNILNAGFTVSQGRFDLRPTVHAAFSPEEAVSRGEFAVAMTRFYNAYLK, from the coding sequence ATGAATCGATTGTTATCGCTGTTTTTAATCTTAGTGCTGGTAATGCCTGTGTTCTCTTTTTCCGTCCCTGGTTCCCAGGCCCAGGCAAGCACTTTGAGCAAAGTCCTTGATCCAAACTTGCAGGAGGTACTGCCGGCTTTAACAGGAACTGCCGAAGTTATAGTAACCTTTAAGGGCGATGCTGCCCCTTCAGATGATCAGCTGGGTATTCTTGATACTCTCGGAATTGACACCGGGGTTGTCATGAACAACCTGCCAATAGCAGGAGTGCTTGCTACAAAGGGGCAGATTGAAAAGCTCAGTGAAAGTGACGAAGTACTGTCCATTTATTTAAACGAAGAACTTCAATATTTTAACGGGGATTCCAACAGTCTCACAGGAGTGGAGAAAGTCCGCACAGACGATGAGATGAGAAAAGCAAATGGCGGAATGCCTGTGTCTGGTAAAGGCATTGGAGTAGTCGTAAACGACAGTGGCGTGGATGGTACACATAACGACCATAAATTTGGCGAAAACCTGGTCCAGAATGTACTTGGCTCCACAAACCTTAATGCGGTATCTTCTCTTCTGCCAATCACCTATAAAGAAAATGTAATCAACACAGACACTAATTCAGGACATGGCACTCATGTGGCGGGAACGGTAGGCGGCACAGGTGCCCAGTCCGGCGGGAAATACGAAGGTGTCGCGCCTGGAGCTGATTTGATTGGCTATGGTTCCGGCGGAGTTCTTCTTGTCCTTGACGGGATCGGCGGCTTTGATTATGCCATTACTAACCAGTCGAAATATGATATTAGGCTTATTACAAACTCTTGGGGTTCGGAGGGTGACTTTGACCCGCATCATCCTATAAATATAGCCAGTAAAAAAGCATATGACAGAGGAATTACTGTTCTCTTTGCGGCAGGTAATTCAGGTCCTGGTGAAAATACACATAATCCATATGCAAAAGCTCCCTGGGTTATTTCAGTCGGCGCTGGTGTGAAAGATGGTTCTTTAGCTGACTTCTCATCCAGAGGAACAAAGGATAAAGGAGGAACCTTTGATTTTGAAGGGAAAGAATGGACATGGGAAGACCGTCCAACAGTCACAGCTCCTGGAGTGGATATCATTTCAACGAGGGTAATCGCACCCCTTTCTGCGTTGTCTGCTGAGAAAGATATTGAAATGATAGAGCCGGCTTATCTTCCTTATTATGCAACAATGAGCGGAACATCCATGGCAACTCCTCATGTAGCAGGGATCGTTGCTCTTATGCTGGAAGCGAATCCGCTCCTTTCGCCAGATGAAGTTAAATCTATTCTCGAAAAAACGGCTACTAATATGCCTGGGCATGAACCATGGGAAGTGGGAGCAGGATATGTTAATGCCTATGCCGCAGTTGAGGCTGCTTTTAACGGCACCGAATATGGCCAGACATTAACGATGGATAAAGATTTTAACGCTGATGCATCAGCAACAACAGAAACTCAGGACTTTTCAGTTGATTTCAATCCACTAACTTTCATTTCTGAGAATGCGTATGAATTTCAAGTGGAGGACGATACTGCCCATTTGACTGCGAGAATAGATGCGAAAGGACTGCTGGAGGAAACAGGGAATCCTGTTAACCTCGTCCTCATATCTCCTGATGGAGAAGAATACAGCTCCGGTGTCAGCCTATTGTTTCCGCTTGAATTCACAAGAACGGCTTCCGTAAGCTCTCCCCTTCCCGGGACTTGGAAAGCTGAAATCCGCGGCCTGCGCGGAAGTGAATTAAATCCTCTTGGTCTGGCACTCCCTGATGAGGTTACAGGTACCCTGTCTTTTTCCTCAGTAAGTGATTTTACAGGGCTCGATGACATTGAAGGACATCCTGCGGAAGGAGCTATTAAGCTTGGTGTTGCAAACAGACTTTTTGACGGGCTGGAAAATGGCGAGTTTTCACCTGATGCAGATCTTTCCCGAAAAGACCTTGCTGAATACTTAGTTATGGGAGCAGGCATCCGCCAGGCAAAAGGACACCAATTTACCGATTTAGGTAATATCGAAACGGCATATATTGAAGCTGCGACAGCTCAAGGGTCTGCTTTAAAAGACACTGTTCAGCGACAGCAGCCTGTAATTACACCGTTGGACAACGGGGAATTCGCACCTTCAGGGTCTGTAACCAGAGAGCAGCTCGCATATTCATTAGTTCAGAGCCTGGGGCTGGAGGAAAAAGCGCTTGAGCATTCCGGTGATATAACAGTGCAGTACAATGATAAAAGAATCACTCTCGATGACAGCGATCAAGTTTCGGATAAATATAAAGGCTATGTACAGGTCGCTCTTGATTTGAATATACTAAATGCAGGTTTTACAGTGTCCCAGGGACGTTTTGACTTAAGACCCACCGTTCATGCTGCTTTTTCCCCTGAAGAGGCAGTATCCAGAGGCGAATTTGCGGTAGCAATGACAAGATTCTATAATGCTTATCTTAAATAA
- a CDS encoding S8 family serine peptidase gives MRNYVKITLAFLLVFSVFLPYGTGVQGSNTSEITDAIDSKLRDAISTVTGPLEVIVTFEGDGAPSDEDVSLLSNLGIEAGITFENLPIAGVVATKEQILSLEESGQIRSLFLNERLEYENASSTALTGVDKVRTDDSLRKANGGLPVSGKGVGVVINDSGVDGTHNDHKFRENLIQNVMGATNLNAISGLLPVTYVENVPNTDSDSGHGTHVAGTVGGTGAQSSGKYEGVAPGANLVGYGSGAGVAILDTIGAFDYALTHQHRYDIRVITNSWGSTADAGTDFNPDDPINVATKKLYDRGIVTVFSAGNSGPGEATISGNYKKAPWVITVAAGTKDGKLADFSSRGLDGNGGTVVVDGEEWTWTDRPTVTAPGVDIISTRVVSPLSVLSADKDIEMIEPAYLPYYTTMSGTSMAAPHVAGIVALMLEADPTLSPVEVKEILEMTATNMPGYEAWETGAGYVNAHAAVDQILNGTEYGSTLKMNYDFNASTEMEVNQEEVIIEYNPLSLNGNSKSFTVEEGLSELTAKIDAYGLLGLTGNTINLILEDPEGNEYRSGISALFTLFTDRTVQVISPTPGTWHMKLEGLEGIALPEKIEGQLTFKRSGSFTGLDDIAGHEAEEAIKVAVENKLVDSHNDNNFRPDHRLTRKDLARYLAVGNGIRQSAQGSWQDVKGADIPFIQAVTAQGAALKDGNQVFNGVMLERENGKFAPNQNVTREELAYSLVQSLGLQEEAEKHSGDVTVQYENDRVKLTDSDSISEQYKGYVQLALDLNILNAQFSVSQGRFDLKPTVEAVFEPEETMTRADFAVGITRFYATYLQ, from the coding sequence ATGCGTAATTACGTAAAGATAACTCTGGCTTTTTTACTTGTATTTTCTGTTTTTCTGCCATACGGAACAGGCGTCCAGGGCAGCAATACATCAGAAATTACAGACGCAATCGACAGCAAATTAAGGGATGCTATATCAACGGTTACCGGTCCGCTGGAAGTAATAGTTACTTTTGAGGGGGACGGTGCTCCATCCGATGAAGATGTAAGCTTATTGAGCAATTTGGGAATTGAAGCAGGGATAACCTTTGAAAATCTCCCAATTGCTGGTGTGGTCGCAACGAAAGAACAGATCCTTTCTTTGGAAGAATCGGGACAGATACGTTCTTTGTTTTTAAATGAAAGACTCGAATATGAAAATGCTTCTTCTACTGCACTGACAGGAGTAGATAAAGTCCGGACAGACGACAGTTTAAGAAAAGCGAATGGCGGTCTGCCTGTTTCAGGTAAGGGCGTTGGAGTGGTTATTAATGACAGCGGGGTTGACGGGACCCATAATGATCACAAATTCAGGGAAAACCTTATCCAGAATGTGATGGGTGCAACAAACCTGAATGCAATCAGCGGTCTTCTTCCCGTTACTTATGTAGAGAATGTCCCTAACACGGACTCTGACTCGGGCCATGGAACACATGTGGCTGGAACCGTTGGTGGGACAGGCGCCCAGTCATCTGGAAAATATGAAGGTGTCGCTCCAGGTGCAAATCTTGTAGGTTATGGCTCAGGAGCAGGTGTAGCAATACTGGATACGATCGGTGCCTTTGACTACGCTCTTACCCATCAGCACCGTTATGACATTCGGGTAATCACGAATTCCTGGGGCTCCACTGCTGACGCAGGAACCGATTTTAATCCGGATGATCCTATCAATGTAGCAACAAAAAAGCTGTATGACCGTGGAATAGTAACAGTTTTTTCAGCAGGAAACTCCGGGCCTGGAGAAGCAACGATTTCAGGGAATTATAAAAAGGCCCCATGGGTCATAACAGTTGCCGCAGGGACAAAAGACGGCAAGCTTGCAGACTTCTCTTCCCGAGGCCTGGATGGTAACGGCGGCACAGTTGTCGTGGATGGTGAAGAATGGACCTGGACAGACCGCCCGACGGTTACAGCACCGGGAGTCGATATTATATCTACCCGGGTGGTTTCTCCTCTGTCTGTATTATCCGCCGACAAAGATATCGAGATGATTGAACCAGCTTACCTGCCTTATTATACAACGATGAGCGGTACTTCAATGGCAGCTCCCCATGTAGCTGGTATAGTCGCTTTAATGCTTGAAGCAGATCCAACCCTTTCACCGGTTGAAGTAAAAGAAATACTTGAAATGACGGCTACGAACATGCCTGGATACGAGGCCTGGGAAACGGGTGCGGGATATGTGAACGCACATGCAGCTGTGGATCAGATCTTAAATGGAACGGAGTACGGCAGTACCTTAAAAATGAATTATGATTTTAATGCAAGCACCGAAATGGAAGTGAATCAGGAAGAGGTAATAATTGAATATAATCCTCTGTCCCTCAACGGTAACAGTAAAAGCTTTACAGTGGAGGAAGGCTTGTCTGAACTGACGGCAAAAATTGACGCTTATGGTCTTTTAGGGCTGACTGGCAACACTATCAATTTAATTCTGGAGGACCCTGAAGGTAACGAATACCGAAGTGGCATTTCCGCCTTGTTTACCCTCTTCACTGACAGGACAGTACAGGTGATTTCGCCAACGCCTGGAACCTGGCATATGAAGCTGGAAGGCCTGGAAGGAATAGCCCTCCCTGAAAAAATAGAGGGACAGCTGACATTTAAGCGTTCCGGGAGCTTTACCGGGCTGGATGATATAGCAGGACACGAAGCGGAAGAGGCCATTAAAGTTGCTGTAGAAAATAAACTGGTAGACAGCCACAATGATAATAATTTCAGGCCTGACCACAGACTCACAAGGAAAGACCTTGCCAGGTATTTAGCGGTGGGGAACGGCATCCGCCAATCAGCTCAAGGCAGCTGGCAGGATGTCAAAGGAGCCGACATACCGTTTATCCAGGCGGTAACTGCTCAGGGAGCCGCTCTGAAAGACGGAAATCAGGTATTTAACGGGGTAATGCTGGAAAGGGAAAATGGTAAGTTTGCTCCGAACCAAAACGTTACAAGGGAAGAGCTTGCATACAGCCTGGTGCAGTCTCTCGGGCTTCAGGAAGAAGCGGAAAAACACTCTGGAGATGTAACCGTTCAATATGAAAACGACAGAGTTAAATTAACAGATTCAGACAGTATATCCGAACAATACAAAGGATACGTGCAGCTTGCTCTTGACCTGAATATACTAAATGCGCAGTTTTCTGTTTCTCAGGGCCGCTTTGACTTAAAACCGACAGTGGAAGCTGTTTTCGAACCGGAAGAGACAATGACAAGAGCAGACTTCGCTGTGGGAATAACTCGTTTTTACGCCACTTACTTACAATAA
- the glcD gene encoding glycolate oxidase subunit GlcD: MLKKRPRKKLIEIVGPENFDDSSAGCLVYSYDATPNFQSMPDAVVAPRNTKEVSEIVKVCRKEKIPIVPRGSGTNLCAGTVPTQGGIVLLFKHMDRILEIDEENLTVTVQPGAITLDLINAVEERGLFYPPDPSSMKISTIGGNINENSGGLRGLKYGVTRDYVMALEAVLPNGEIIRTGGKLAKDVAGYDLTRLFVGSEGTLGVITEATLKLIPMPETKQTMIAMFHDMDTAAKTVSEIVAAKIIPATLEFLDKPTLVAVEDFARVGLPTDVEAVLLIEQDGPQEIVERDMKKIADICMQENAIAVQVANSEAEAQALTTARRAALSALARLKPTTILEDATVPRSQIANMVKAINEIARKYDVTICTFGHAGDGNLHPTCPTDARDKDEMKRVEEAFEEIFHKAIELGGTITGEHGVGEMKAPYLEWKVGEEGLAIMRGIKHAFDPANIMNPGKVFTENSRKRLVLSS, from the coding sequence ATGCTTAAGAAACGCCCCAGGAAGAAATTGATAGAAATTGTTGGCCCGGAAAACTTTGATGACTCCTCGGCAGGCTGCCTTGTATACTCCTATGACGCGACACCGAACTTTCAGTCGATGCCAGATGCGGTGGTCGCTCCCCGCAATACGAAAGAAGTTTCAGAGATTGTGAAAGTCTGCCGGAAAGAAAAAATCCCTATTGTCCCAAGGGGGTCAGGCACGAACCTGTGTGCAGGCACGGTGCCGACGCAAGGGGGGATTGTCCTGCTTTTTAAACATATGGACCGAATCCTCGAAATTGATGAAGAAAATTTAACCGTCACTGTGCAGCCGGGTGCCATTACACTCGACCTCATTAACGCAGTAGAGGAAAGAGGCTTGTTTTACCCGCCGGATCCGAGCTCCATGAAAATCTCCACCATCGGAGGGAACATCAATGAAAATTCCGGAGGGTTAAGGGGCTTAAAGTACGGGGTGACCCGGGATTATGTCATGGCCCTGGAAGCTGTCCTTCCTAACGGTGAGATTATCCGGACAGGAGGGAAGCTTGCGAAGGATGTTGCCGGCTACGATTTGACCCGCCTTTTCGTCGGATCCGAGGGGACACTCGGTGTGATCACAGAAGCAACGTTAAAACTGATTCCCATGCCGGAAACGAAGCAGACGATGATTGCCATGTTTCATGATATGGACACAGCGGCAAAAACAGTGTCCGAAATTGTTGCAGCTAAAATTATCCCCGCCACACTGGAGTTTTTAGACAAGCCAACATTAGTCGCTGTGGAAGACTTTGCAAGAGTCGGACTGCCGACAGACGTGGAAGCAGTACTGCTGATCGAACAGGACGGCCCCCAGGAAATCGTAGAACGGGATATGAAAAAAATAGCTGATATTTGTATGCAAGAAAATGCGATAGCTGTCCAGGTTGCCAATTCTGAGGCGGAAGCCCAGGCATTGACCACCGCCAGAAGAGCTGCCCTTTCCGCCCTCGCCCGTCTAAAGCCCACAACAATTCTGGAGGATGCTACAGTCCCACGCTCACAAATTGCCAACATGGTTAAAGCGATTAATGAGATTGCACGAAAATATGACGTCACCATTTGTACATTCGGCCATGCAGGGGACGGAAACCTGCACCCAACCTGCCCGACGGATGCACGGGACAAAGACGAAATGAAGCGGGTGGAAGAAGCGTTTGAAGAGATTTTTCACAAAGCCATTGAACTTGGAGGAACGATTACCGGCGAGCATGGGGTAGGGGAGATGAAGGCTCCTTACCTGGAGTGGAAAGTTGGCGAAGAAGGCCTGGCCATCATGAGAGGGATTAAACATGCCTTTGACCCGGCGAATATTATGAATCCCGGTAAGGTGTTCACTGAAAACTCACGGAAAAGGCTGGTGCTGTCATCATGA
- a CDS encoding GAF domain-containing sensor histidine kinase codes for MNTIRREQKAGIYMGSLSAAGWILVLLCMFFLTPPEHYLLYFMLVIFLGFTEYFPLPVWKGSSSLSFPIIFSLDLVFGFPAVIFSYALVVMTVNLLHRRPLRIILFNPAQLVISYAAAKGAAELFFSGGFFADHLVPMSELAVLIVLFYLINNFLVDIVLWIRPQPYRFSVWMQKWASEVFSAFISFFYISLMFFLGSQENRGNLDVFAAFFFFSPLVGLSLLSSTIARLKIEKNRLNAMFSFTKDLNQTVHTAEWKDGLTNHIQELFHAQAVFLIRKEGTWKFDFKDGMTADTDRPLEPAHVEEIKDVLVIENRKKMSGPLDYYFHKGIRSVVYSPLTLEEDCIGVLAVGRTRTYSFEPQDIRSIATLANQLAVALKTKSLITEQKEKRVLEERNRIAREIHDGVAQTLAGAVMNLETAKKKFSEKPDEALLLMDRSLHGLRGGLKQVRESIYALRPKPTERVTLQEAIQKRVEVIRNQQTFRLDFEVRGNPFPMPLYVEKVMFDTFQESIQNTIKHGQATKAEVLLSYQSEHVLLKIKDNGQGFSLYDAILKSKNEPHFGLLSMNEEAEEIEGSLQIDSKPGEGTEISLTVPIEKMRGDEEND; via the coding sequence ATGAATACTATCAGGAGAGAACAAAAAGCGGGAATATATATGGGCTCCCTTTCTGCTGCGGGCTGGATACTCGTGCTCCTATGCATGTTTTTTCTGACTCCGCCTGAACATTACCTGCTGTATTTTATGCTCGTAATCTTTCTTGGCTTTACGGAGTATTTTCCCCTTCCCGTATGGAAAGGAAGCAGCTCTTTAAGCTTCCCGATTATTTTTTCACTGGATCTGGTTTTTGGCTTCCCGGCCGTTATTTTCAGCTATGCTCTGGTAGTTATGACTGTGAATCTCCTTCACAGGCGGCCTTTAAGAATTATATTATTTAACCCGGCACAGCTTGTAATCAGTTACGCTGCAGCAAAAGGAGCTGCGGAATTATTCTTCAGCGGAGGTTTTTTTGCGGATCATTTGGTTCCAATGAGTGAACTGGCAGTGTTAATCGTTTTATTTTATCTGATTAACAATTTTCTCGTGGATATTGTTTTATGGATCCGACCACAGCCGTACCGCTTTTCGGTCTGGATGCAGAAGTGGGCTTCAGAAGTCTTCAGCGCTTTTATATCCTTTTTCTATATTTCCCTGATGTTCTTTTTAGGCAGCCAGGAAAACCGGGGCAACCTTGATGTCTTTGCCGCATTTTTCTTTTTTTCTCCCCTTGTCGGCCTGTCCCTTCTTTCCTCAACCATAGCACGTCTGAAAATAGAGAAAAACCGCCTCAACGCAATGTTTTCTTTCACAAAGGATTTAAATCAGACGGTACATACGGCAGAATGGAAAGACGGCCTGACCAATCATATTCAGGAGTTGTTTCACGCGCAGGCAGTGTTCTTAATCAGAAAAGAAGGCACCTGGAAATTCGATTTTAAAGACGGAATGACTGCAGATACAGATAGACCTCTGGAACCAGCCCACGTCGAGGAAATCAAAGACGTACTTGTGATAGAGAACAGAAAGAAGATGTCCGGCCCCCTTGATTACTATTTCCATAAAGGCATCAGGTCCGTAGTCTATTCTCCCCTAACCCTTGAAGAAGACTGCATTGGCGTGTTAGCGGTTGGGCGGACCAGAACATACAGTTTCGAGCCTCAGGATATCCGCTCTATTGCTACCCTGGCCAATCAGCTTGCAGTAGCGTTGAAAACCAAATCTTTAATTACCGAGCAAAAAGAGAAAAGAGTCCTTGAAGAGAGGAACAGAATTGCCCGGGAGATTCATGATGGAGTAGCTCAGACACTGGCAGGGGCGGTGATGAATCTGGAAACGGCAAAGAAGAAGTTTTCAGAGAAGCCTGATGAAGCCTTGCTGCTTATGGACAGGAGTCTTCACGGCCTTCGAGGGGGATTGAAGCAGGTGAGGGAATCCATTTATGCATTGAGGCCAAAGCCCACTGAAAGAGTGACACTCCAGGAAGCAATCCAAAAACGTGTGGAAGTTATAAGAAACCAGCAAACCTTCAGGCTCGATTTTGAAGTGCGCGGCAATCCCTTCCCGATGCCTCTGTACGTTGAGAAAGTAATGTTTGATACTTTCCAGGAGAGCATTCAAAATACAATTAAGCACGGCCAGGCAACCAAAGCGGAAGTTCTGCTCAGCTATCAAAGCGAACATGTTTTATTAAAGATTAAAGATAATGGGCAAGGCTTTTCCCTGTACGATGCTATTTTGAAATCAAAAAATGAACCCCACTTCGGTCTTTTAAGCATGAATGAAGAAGCGGAGGAAATTGAAGGTTCATTGCAAATAGACAGCAAACCTGGTGAAGGGACGGAGATATCGTTAACGGTACCGATTGAAAAAATGAGAGGGGACGAGGAGAATGATTAA
- a CDS encoding response regulator transcription factor produces the protein MIKIMLVDDHGVLRDGLKNILHLEEDLKVIEEAVSGEEALRKMDKAKPDIVVLDINLPDKNGVEITKEMKQKYKDVKILILTMHSHKEYFMSAIREGADGYLLKDAPSEQVVEAVRTVMRGESVIHPVMTKKLLSFHHQEEKQEKESELTEREKEVLVCLVEGLSNREIGEKLFISEKTVKIHVSKIFRKLNVKSRSQAVIHAVQQNLVPLP, from the coding sequence ATGATTAAGATCATGCTTGTTGATGATCATGGTGTGTTAAGGGATGGGCTGAAAAATATACTGCATCTGGAAGAAGATCTGAAAGTTATCGAGGAAGCTGTTTCCGGAGAAGAAGCATTGAGAAAAATGGATAAAGCAAAGCCTGATATCGTAGTGCTTGATATTAATCTCCCTGATAAAAACGGAGTGGAAATCACGAAAGAAATGAAACAGAAATACAAAGATGTGAAAATATTAATTCTTACGATGCACAGCCATAAAGAGTATTTCATGTCTGCGATACGTGAAGGGGCGGACGGCTATTTACTGAAAGACGCCCCTTCTGAACAGGTTGTAGAGGCAGTGCGCACTGTGATGCGGGGAGAGTCTGTTATCCACCCCGTTATGACAAAAAAACTCCTGAGTTTTCATCATCAGGAGGAAAAGCAGGAAAAAGAATCAGAACTCACAGAGAGGGAAAAAGAAGTGCTCGTTTGCCTCGTGGAAGGGCTGAGTAACAGAGAAATCGGGGAGAAATTATTTATCAGTGAAAAAACTGTCAAGATCCACGTAAGCAAAATCTTCAGAAAGCTGAATGTTAAGAGCCGTTCCCAGGCGGTTATCCACGCGGTCCAGCAAAACCTTGTCCCTCTTCCATAA